One Nostoc sp. UHCC 0302 DNA window includes the following coding sequences:
- a CDS encoding amino acid adenylation domain-containing protein, with protein sequence MNLVKFLEELSAQGVELWIEGDACGGYRQRLRYRAPKDNFDTTWLATIKEHKQEILQLLLRSPQNSPIYPLSEGQKSLWFLYQLAPDSAAYNVAFTFRIRSYIDVFAWRQALQTLINRHPMLRVNFRQQDGEPVQQVHRYQEVRFEQIDATTWNLDELHTKVVKTHQYPFDLAKGSVLEAYLFTCSEQDHVFLLKIHHIVCDGWSLWMLLEELRVVYAAIKSGVEAKLASLNFSYQDFVSSQSQMLTSTRSESLWDYWQQKLAGELPVLNLPTDRPRPPVQTYNGASHFFKLSKELSLQLRKLAQAENVTPFMLLLAAYQVLLHRYTGQDDILIGSPAAGRNRLEFAEIVGYFVNIVILRSQISPNSTFKDFLAQVRQTVLGAISHEDYPFPLLVERLQPQRDPSRPPLFQAGFALQKPQQSSGIQELFTFNETPTQLNWGDLLLEPFPIGQQEGKFDLLLEFVEQKESFVGVLNYNTDLFDETTITQLAGHFQTLIAGIVNNTNQSISQLPLLTAPEKHQLLVEWNNTQQQNDSLNLCIHELFEKQVKETPDAVAVVFQNQQLTYHELNCRANQLAHYLKSLGVGAEVLVGICVERSLEMLIGMLGVLKAGGAYVPLDPAYPVERLAWMLEDAKVSVLLTQEKLLEKLPNHQAQVVCLDKDWQHINQHNQKDLHSEVMTTNLAYVIYTSGTTGKPKGVLVTHLGLCNLAQAQIQAFGVKADSHILQFASFSFDASVSEIFMALGAGARLYITPQDSLLPGPGFIQLLRNYGITHITLPPSVLAALPIEPLPCLETIIVAGEACPPHLLANWTSGRRFFNAYGPTEASVCTTIAECTNSDKQLSIGRAIANTQVFILDQNFQPVPVGVPGEVYIGGIGLARGYLNRPELTTEKFISNPFSLQEQQRLYKTGDLARYLPDGNIEFLGRLDNQVKIRGFRIELSEIEAKLSENPAVSEAVVIAREVQLGNQQIVAYVVPNQEYLRSITIEKNQPQNLVQNLKSYLREFLPEYMIPNTVMLLESLPLSPNGKVKKRALPTPQISSLQTLAANELPQTETEAILATIWRELLQIEKIGIHDSFFDLGGHSLLIAKVNVKIQEIFGQEIPPIEIFKYPTIHSFAKYLTQNTNKQSSATQSQERADLRSIRTAAIQQQRQLRQKTRSK encoded by the coding sequence ATGAATTTAGTTAAGTTTCTGGAAGAACTTTCAGCACAGGGTGTAGAGTTGTGGATTGAGGGTGATGCCTGCGGCGGGTATCGCCAACGCTTGCGTTATCGAGCGCCTAAAGATAACTTTGATACAACATGGCTAGCAACAATTAAGGAGCATAAACAAGAAATATTACAACTTTTGCTCCGAAGCCCTCAAAATTCGCCAATTTATCCTCTATCTGAAGGTCAAAAGTCACTATGGTTTTTATACCAGTTAGCACCAGATAGTGCAGCTTATAATGTTGCATTTACCTTTCGCATTCGCTCTTATATAGATGTCTTTGCTTGGCGACAAGCTCTACAAACACTGATAAATCGTCATCCCATGCTGCGCGTCAACTTTAGACAGCAGGATGGCGAACCTGTGCAACAAGTCCATAGATACCAAGAAGTCCGCTTTGAGCAGATTGACGCTACAACTTGGAACTTAGACGAACTGCACACAAAGGTTGTTAAAACACATCAGTATCCCTTTGACTTGGCAAAAGGGTCTGTATTAGAAGCATACTTGTTTACTTGTTCCGAGCAAGATCATGTTTTTCTGCTAAAAATACACCATATTGTCTGCGATGGCTGGTCTTTGTGGATGTTACTAGAGGAGTTGCGAGTAGTATATGCAGCTATCAAGTCTGGTGTCGAAGCTAAGCTTGCGTCCCTCAATTTCTCATATCAAGATTTTGTGAGTTCGCAATCTCAAATGCTAACTAGTACCCGAAGTGAAAGCTTGTGGGACTACTGGCAACAAAAGTTAGCAGGGGAATTACCAGTATTAAACTTGCCTACTGACCGACCTCGCCCGCCTGTACAAACATATAATGGTGCATCTCACTTTTTCAAGCTGTCTAAAGAACTCTCATTGCAACTACGAAAACTCGCACAGGCTGAAAATGTTACTCCTTTCATGCTGCTACTGGCAGCTTATCAAGTCCTGTTGCATCGTTATACAGGTCAAGATGATATTTTAATAGGGTCTCCAGCGGCTGGGAGAAATCGGCTAGAATTTGCCGAAATTGTTGGCTACTTTGTAAACATAGTGATCTTGCGATCGCAAATATCTCCTAACTCTACCTTTAAAGATTTTTTGGCACAAGTCCGTCAAACAGTACTAGGCGCAATTTCTCATGAAGATTATCCTTTTCCTTTGTTAGTTGAACGCTTACAACCACAACGTGACCCTAGCCGTCCACCACTTTTTCAAGCAGGGTTCGCATTGCAAAAACCACAGCAATCTTCAGGAATCCAAGAACTTTTTACATTCAATGAAACCCCAACTCAATTAAATTGGGGCGATTTATTGTTAGAACCTTTCCCTATAGGACAGCAAGAAGGCAAGTTTGACTTGCTCTTGGAATTTGTCGAGCAAAAAGAATCATTTGTAGGAGTCTTAAATTACAATACTGATCTCTTTGATGAAACTACCATAACCCAGCTGGCAGGACATTTCCAGACCTTAATTGCAGGTATAGTTAATAATACTAATCAATCTATTTCTCAATTACCCTTACTAACAGCACCAGAAAAACATCAGTTACTTGTTGAGTGGAATAATACCCAACAACAAAATGATTCCCTCAACTTGTGCATTCATGAATTGTTTGAAAAACAAGTTAAAGAAACTCCCGATGCAGTCGCAGTGGTATTTCAAAATCAACAATTAACCTACCACGAGTTGAATTGTCGAGCCAACCAGCTAGCACACTATCTCAAGTCTTTAGGTGTGGGAGCAGAGGTACTTGTGGGTATCTGTGTAGAACGCTCCCTAGAAATGTTAATCGGAATGTTGGGAGTTCTGAAAGCAGGTGGCGCTTATGTACCCTTAGACCCTGCTTATCCAGTTGAGCGGTTAGCTTGGATGTTAGAAGATGCAAAAGTGTCAGTACTGCTAACTCAAGAAAAATTATTAGAAAAGCTACCTAACCATCAAGCCCAAGTTGTTTGCTTAGATAAAGATTGGCAACATATCAATCAACATAACCAGAAAGACCTCCACAGTGAGGTGATGACTACTAATTTAGCTTACGTAATTTACACTTCTGGCACAACAGGCAAACCGAAGGGAGTATTAGTTACACATTTAGGATTATGTAACTTAGCTCAAGCGCAGATTCAAGCTTTTGGCGTCAAAGCTGACAGTCATATTCTCCAGTTTGCATCTTTTAGCTTCGATGCTTCGGTGTCGGAAATTTTTATGGCTTTAGGCGCAGGAGCAAGATTATATATAACTCCGCAAGACTCTTTACTCCCTGGGCCGGGATTCATTCAACTATTACGCAACTATGGCATAACTCATATTACTCTACCGCCATCAGTATTAGCTGCCCTACCGATTGAGCCGCTCCCTTGCTTAGAAACAATAATCGTTGCGGGAGAAGCTTGTCCGCCTCACCTCTTGGCAAATTGGACATCAGGACGACGTTTCTTTAATGCATACGGGCCAACAGAAGCCAGCGTTTGCACCACCATAGCAGAATGTACTAATAGCGATAAACAGTTATCTATTGGACGAGCGATCGCCAACACGCAAGTATTTATTTTAGATCAAAACTTTCAACCTGTACCCGTTGGTGTTCCAGGGGAAGTATATATAGGTGGAATTGGTCTAGCTAGAGGTTACCTCAACCGTCCTGAATTAACCACTGAGAAATTTATCTCCAACCCCTTCAGCCTGCAAGAGCAACAACGGCTCTATAAAACTGGTGATTTGGCTCGCTACTTGCCCGATGGTAACATAGAGTTCCTCGGTCGCCTCGACAACCAAGTAAAAATTCGCGGCTTCCGCATCGAATTATCAGAAATAGAAGCTAAATTGTCCGAAAATCCTGCTGTGAGTGAAGCTGTAGTGATAGCTAGGGAAGTGCAACTTGGCAATCAACAGATAGTAGCTTATGTAGTGCCAAATCAAGAATACCTGCGTTCAATTACTATAGAAAAAAATCAGCCGCAAAATCTAGTCCAAAATCTCAAGAGTTATCTACGGGAATTTTTACCTGAATACATGATTCCCAATACCGTGATGCTCTTAGAATCTTTACCCCTCAGTCCTAACGGTAAAGTCAAAAAACGTGCTTTACCTACTCCACAAATTTCGTCTTTACAAACATTAGCAGCGAATGAACTTCCTCAAACTGAAACTGAAGCAATATTAGCTACAATTTGGCGAGAATTGCTTCAAATAGAAAAGATAGGAATTCATGATAGTTTCTTTGACTTAGGTGGTCATTCTCTACTTATAGCGAAAGTTAACGTCAAAATTCAAGAAATATTTGGTCAAGAAATACCACCCATAGAAATATTTAAATACCCGACAATACATTCCTTCGCCAAATATTTAACACAAAATACTAACAAACAATCTTCTGCTACACAAAGTCAAGAGCGAGCTGATTTACGTAGCATTCGCACCGCTGCCATACAACAACAAAGACAATTAAGGCAAAAAACCCGCTCTAAATAA